From Pyrenophora tritici-repentis strain M4 chromosome 1, whole genome shotgun sequence, the proteins below share one genomic window:
- a CDS encoding ProP, Permease major facilitator superfamily — MAVPLESPRNSIEYCETFAEGETLLPPLEPVHSPPPVARKKPWALFAFLICAMITVVDMGVFIANPPQTRIFEANICLKYYREADPSVIPADGIIPEKLCKVDRVQQRLASIFGWQDMFDALPGIFLAVPYGALADRVGRKWVFIASLAGLLLSFAWGLMICYFTSLPLQLTWFSSAFLVIGGGPMVAIAIGITMMSDIAPPEKRTTIFLYVTACVLVSEMVAPILAARLMESGDWLPLMLAMGIQVSGAMIALFLPETLHLRDLPEPKDRDLQTFELQPTTSDFHWRSQIRNFQATVHFLRDDWTVALVVFTFLIHRLGRQAMGLLVRYASKRYTWEIKKAAYLTSFRAGTNLVVVATILPLVNYILLKRLRLPSHWADCYLARGSIILTTISFLIMGVAAQPGLLIIGLLVFNMGTGYSAAMRSVSIHVIGGQSSPNVGKLMSTLAMAEAIGSMVAGPLLNELFEIGMDMGSAWLGLPFLGSVVVFAFMTVATFAIDVKDKEPAYIEVHSEDDDIFDEERPTAMLEREDITRSRNPL, encoded by the exons ATGGCTGTGCCTTTGGAATCGCCGCGCAACTCTATCGAGTACTGCGAGACATTCGCAGAAGGAGAGACGCTTCTCCCACCCCTAGAACCGGTCCACAGCCCGCCGCCAGTCGCTCGCAAGAAGCCATGGGCGCTATTTGCATTCCTTATTTGCGCCATGATCACCGTCGTTGATATGGGTGTCTTCATCGCCAACCCGCCTCAGACGCGTATATTCGAAGCGAACATATGTCTCAAGTACTACCGCGAAGCCGACCCTTCCGTGATACCCGCGGATGGAATCATACCTGAGAAGCTCTGCAAAGTAGATAGGGTACAGCAGCGACTGGCCAGCATCTTCGGCTGGCAGGACATGTTTGATGCTCTGCCAGGCATATTCTTAGCAGTACCTTACGGGGCCTTGGCTGATCGGGTGGGCAGGAAGTGGGTCTTCATAGCCAGTCTGGCGGGCTTACTGCTGAGTTTTGCCTGGGGACTGATGATTT GCTATTTCACCTCTCTTCCCTTGCAATTGACCTGGTTCTCGAGCGCCTTCCTTGTCATCGGCGGCGGCCCCATGGTAGCCATAGCGATCGGTATCACCATGATGTCCGACATCGCGCCCCCCGAAAAGCGAACTACCATCTTCCTATACGTGACAGCCTGCGTTCTTGTCTCAGAGATGGTGGCACCCATTTTGGCTGCGCGACTGATGGAGAGTGGGGATTGGCTGCCACTTATGCTGGCTATGGGAATACAGGTCTCTGGTGCAATGATCGCATTGTTCTTACCGGAAACATTGCACCTGCGCGATCTCCCGGAGCCCAAAGATAGAGATTTGCAAACTTTTGAGCTCCAGCCGACAACCAGCGACTTTCACTGGCGCTCGCAGATACGCAACTTCCAAGCCACGGTCCACTTCCTTAGAGATGATTGGACAGTAGCACTGGTCGTTTTCACATTCTTGATTCATAGACTGGGCAGACAAGCCATGGGTCTCCTCGTTCGCTACGCCTCGAAACGCTACACCTGGGAGATCAAGAAGGCGGCGTACCTGACCTCGTTTCGTGCAGGTACAAATCTTGTTGTAGTGGCAACCATTCTTCCACTGGTCAACTACATCCTCTTGAAAAGACTCCGGCTTCCGAGCCACTGGGCCGACTGTTATCTTGCACGTGGCTCCATCATTTTGACCACTATTTCCTTCTTGATCATGGGTGTTGCCGCACAGCCTGGTCTTCTGATCATTGGCCTTCTTGTCTTTAACATGGGTACCGGTTATAGTGCCGCTATGCGCTCTGTTTCCATTCACGTCATTGGCGGTCAATCGAGCCCAAACGTGGGTAAGCTGATGAGCACACTTGCCATGGCTGAGGCCATTGGCTCAATGGTTGCTGGACCGCTGTTGAACGAGCTCTTCGAGATTGGTATGGACATGGGCAGTGCATGGCTTGGGCTGCCTTTCCTGGGTTCTGTTGTTGTATTCGCCTTCATGACTGTGGCGACATTTGCCATCGACGTGAAGGACAAGGAGCCTGCTTACATTGAAGTGCACAGTGAGGACGATGATATTTTCGATGAGGAAAGGCCGACAGCTATGCTCGAGCGTGAGGATATCACTAGAAGCAGAAATCCCCTGTGA